Proteins encoded by one window of Bacteroidota bacterium:
- a CDS encoding IS1182 family transposase — MLLQQHKILISNHSSLYDLIVPKHNLLRKINELIDFSFVYEELVNKYCLNNGRMAESPVRMFKYLLLKTIYTVSDVDVVERSQYDMSFKYFLEMTPEEDVINPSSLTKFRKQRLKDTDLLDLLINKTVSIAVEKGIIRSKSIIVDATHTLSRSNPYSAIEVLRERSKLLRKTVYLFDEDFKELMPQKNTDNDLEKELAYSKELEKRIEKEQAISSIPAVKEKLNLLKETIEDTQENFTLSKDTDARTGHKSADSSFFGYKTHLAMTEERIITAAVVTSGEKGDGPELAKLLEISQENGIEVDTIIGDAAYSGKENLKITTEQNIKTVAKLNPSITQGFRKDEDKFDYNKDADMFVCPAGHMATRKARGGTRDVGANQVDTYYFDVEKCKSCPLKEGCYKDGAKTKTYSVSIKSELHQDQMAFQETDYYKEKAKHRYKIEAKNSELKNVHGYDRAISYGITNMQIQGALAIFAVNLKRIIKLME; from the coding sequence GAAGAACTAGTAAATAAGTATTGTTTAAATAATGGTCGAATGGCAGAAAGTCCAGTTCGTATGTTTAAGTATTTACTTTTAAAAACAATCTATACCGTTTCGGATGTTGATGTGGTTGAGCGTTCACAATACGATATGTCATTTAAGTATTTTTTAGAAATGACGCCAGAGGAAGATGTAATAAATCCTAGTTCGTTAACCAAGTTTAGAAAACAACGTTTAAAAGACACAGACTTATTAGATTTATTGATAAACAAAACAGTAAGTATAGCGGTTGAAAAAGGTATTATTCGTTCTAAATCAATCATAGTTGATGCCACTCATACTTTATCAAGATCAAATCCATATTCAGCAATAGAAGTGCTTCGCGAGCGTTCAAAGTTACTTAGAAAAACTGTTTATTTGTTTGACGAAGACTTTAAAGAGCTTATGCCACAAAAGAATACCGACAATGATTTAGAAAAAGAATTAGCATATAGTAAAGAGTTAGAGAAACGAATAGAAAAAGAACAAGCTATTAGTTCAATACCAGCGGTAAAAGAAAAGCTAAACTTGCTTAAGGAAACCATAGAAGATACACAGGAAAATTTTACATTATCAAAAGATACCGATGCAAGAACTGGGCACAAATCGGCTGATAGTTCGTTCTTTGGATACAAAACTCATTTAGCCATGACTGAAGAGCGCATCATTACAGCAGCTGTAGTAACATCGGGCGAAAAAGGAGATGGACCAGAATTAGCCAAACTTTTAGAAATTAGTCAAGAAAATGGAATTGAAGTAGATACCATTATTGGAGATGCAGCCTACTCAGGAAAAGAAAATCTTAAAATTACAACGGAGCAAAATATTAAAACAGTAGCCAAATTAAATCCCTCAATCACACAAGGCTTCAGAAAAGATGAAGACAAATTTGATTACAATAAAGATGCAGATATGTTTGTTTGCCCAGCTGGACATATGGCAACACGAAAAGCACGTGGAGGAACCAGAGATGTCGGGGCAAATCAAGTAGATACCTATTATTTTGATGTTGAAAAATGTAAGTCCTGCCCTTTAAAAGAAGGATGTTATAAAGATGGAGCTAAAACAAAAACATATTCAGTATCCATAAAATCAGAACTACATCAAGACCAAATGGCTTTTCAAGAAACCGATTATTACAAAGAAAAAGCAAAGCATCGATACAAAATAGAAGCAAAAAATAGTGAGTTAAAAAATGTACATGGTTACGATAGAGCAATATCGTATGGAATTACCAATATGCAAATCCAAGGTGCATTAGCAATTTTTGCAGTTAACCTAAAAAGAATAATTAAATTAATGGAGTAA